From one Nematostella vectensis chromosome 7, jaNemVect1.1, whole genome shotgun sequence genomic stretch:
- the LOC116604073 gene encoding uncharacterized protein LOC116604073 has translation MAGVHLPDIGKLGIRVATGIRDRKRVAPTNLVESARLRALSSRIETERQERYRILKKEERRMKRRKKRIDDRLDDIDKSRGTDLKLHKSNYDRRKRFPCLPSIRQCEPKKSLKEDCGSKLTVSSAIFPIQEEMAPSDINASEYKQIQDNKSVLRSLQTRKLSIDRVSFNNQANLQKRRKSSLEKKAADKNIELAEEQSTNSVPRVVLDNNSFGVSNTGSRPSIDISEVSDSSSEVYNGSRRRSSAFHQSLEDAMRAIRTCRYIRRPSRRSPLENAYDAFEKDFYCVDDALGL, from the coding sequence ATGGCGGGTGTCCATCTCCCTGATATTGGAAAACTTGGAATTCGCGTAGCAACAGGGATAAGAGATCGAAAACGCGTGGCTCCAACAAACTTAGTGGAAAGTGCCAGACTAAGGGCGCTATCGAGTAGAATAGAAACCGAGCGACAAGAAAGATAcaggattttgaaaaaagagGAAAGGAGAATGAAGCGTCGTAAAAAGAGAATTGATGACCGCCTAGATGATATTGATAAATCGAGAGGAACAGACTTGAAACTACACAAAAGCAACTACGATAGAAGAAAGCGTTTTCCGTGTCTTCCTTCTATAAGACAATGTGAACCTAAAAAATCATTGAAAGAAGACTGCGGTAGTAAGTTAACAGTGTCCTCCGCTATTTTCCCGATTCAAGAAGAAATGGCGCCTAGTGATATAAATGCATCGGAATATAAACAAATTCAAGACAATAAGTCAGTACTACGATCTTTGCAAACTAGAAAGTTATCAATAGATAGAGTTTCTTTTAATAATCAAGCAAATCTacagaaaagaagaaaatctTCCTTGGAAAAAAAAGCTGCGGACAAAAACATAGAGCTCGCCGAAGAGCAATCTACAAATTCCGTTCCTCGGGTTGTTTTGGATAATAACTCCTTCGGAGTAAGCAATACTGGTAGTCGACCCAGTATTGATATATCAGAAGTGTCGGATTCTTCAAGTGAGGTTTACAACGGAAGTCGTCGGCGTAGTTCAGCTTTTCATCAAAGTCTTGAGGATGCAATGCGCGCGATCAGAACTTGCAGATATATCAGGCGACCAAGCAGACGTTCGCCACTTGAAAACGCTTATGATGCCTTTGAAAAAGATTTCTATTGCGTGGATGATGCGCTCGGTTTATAA
- the LOC5520856 gene encoding N-acylneuraminate-9-phosphatase has protein sequence MAVKGLLFDFDNTLVQTNKSDLEALEKVKQWLMETLSEEQALAATSEFSRLLHEHWVDPDGTKSVHEWRTSLWLKAINILPENITNITAGELYSFWRESRVKGLGIPTGVQFLLEDLGHQYKMAIITNSDPVIQKEKLEFCKVEKYFDAIIISGEQPEAKPCVSIFQTACDAIGLAPEDCVMIGDNLVDDIQGGRDAGVRATVWVWFSCAESGTSQWVFSHMTGSPVEP, from the exons ATGGCAGTGAAAGGACTGCTGTTTGACTTCGATAACACTCTTGTACAAACTAATAAGTCGGACTTGGAGGCGCTAGAGAAGGTGAAGCAATGGCTAATGGAGACTCTATCAGAAGAGCAAGCCTTAGCCGCCACTTCTGAGTTCTCAAGGCTTTTGCATGAACATTGGGTAGACCCAGACGGGACGAAAAGTGTACACGAATGGCGGACTAGTTTATGGCTAAAAGCCATCAATATTCTTCCAGAAAACATCACAAACATAACCGCTGGAGAACTCTACTCTTTCTGGAGAGAATCCCGGGTAAAAGGACTTGGTATTCCGACAGGAGTACAGTTCCTTTTGGAGGATCTTGGACATCAATACAAAATGGCTATTATCACAAATAGCGACCCTGTAATCCAAAAAGAGAAACTGGAATTCTGCAAAGTGGAGAAATATTTTGATGCCATTATCATCAGTGGCGAACAACCAGAAGCTAAGCCTTGCGTGTCGATTTTCCAAACAGCATGTGATGCCATTGGCTTGGCCCCTGAAGACTGTGTTATGATTGGGGATAACTTAGTGGATGATATTCAGGGGGGTCGCGATGCTGGAGTCAGGGCTACTGTGTGG GTTTGGTTCTCGTGCGCCGAGAGCGGGACTTCTCAATGGGTCTTTTCCCATATGACTGGTTCTCCTGTTGAACCCTGA